A single genomic interval of Sphingobacteriales bacterium harbors:
- a CDS encoding alginate export family protein, whose amino-acid sequence MKTYLKIGFIFLLVLTFYFEGNAQFILNGEIRPRLEVRNGYATFATEYDKPAVFFTQRSRLNVDYKNDHFRTYISLQDVRTWGDEDQVVDVPSTALHEGWGELFFNKLLSLKMGRQELAYEDYRLLGNVDWVQQARSHDAAVLKFNKNGWRADAGGAFNNLRENDFKTAYLLNNYRVLLFGYANKTFKEKLTVSLLHITDGFEEVDSLSDTINYRHTFGPILTYKSGKLELNGSFFYQFGNLSDKDIRAFMATFSAQYKVNKLTLRAAVDIVSGTNALNTLNKENNSFSTLYATNHKFYGFMDYFTNLPLHTANGGLIDPYLRLNYKFSEKINAYADYHYFMLENNVADLMNPSVAINKELGSEIDAVLNYNIFPLVNLQAGYSMMFGTSSLETLKKRQKGGHQYWGWTMLTFKPEFFHSEKYKVKQ is encoded by the coding sequence ATGAAAACATATTTGAAAATCGGGTTTATTTTTTTGCTGGTTCTCACATTTTATTTTGAGGGAAACGCTCAATTTATTTTAAATGGCGAAATTCGACCCCGGCTCGAGGTGCGAAACGGCTATGCCACCTTTGCCACCGAATACGACAAGCCAGCGGTGTTTTTTACGCAGCGTTCACGGCTTAATGTAGATTATAAAAATGATCATTTCAGAACTTATATTTCGCTGCAAGATGTGCGCACCTGGGGCGATGAGGATCAGGTAGTAGATGTGCCGAGCACCGCTTTGCACGAAGGCTGGGGCGAATTATTTTTCAACAAATTATTGAGCCTGAAAATGGGCAGGCAAGAATTGGCCTACGAAGATTACCGTCTATTGGGCAATGTGGACTGGGTGCAACAGGCCCGTAGCCATGATGCCGCAGTACTGAAATTTAACAAGAACGGGTGGCGTGCTGACGCAGGCGGCGCTTTCAATAACCTAAGAGAGAATGATTTTAAAACCGCTTACCTACTCAACAACTACCGTGTTCTGCTTTTTGGTTATGCCAATAAAACCTTTAAAGAAAAACTTACCGTAAGCCTTTTGCATATTACCGATGGTTTTGAGGAAGTTGACAGCCTGAGCGATACTATTAATTATCGGCACACATTTGGGCCAATACTTACCTACAAGTCGGGTAAACTCGAATTGAACGGTTCTTTCTTTTATCAATTTGGCAATTTGTCAGATAAAGATATCCGGGCATTTATGGCAACCTTCAGTGCTCAGTATAAAGTGAACAAGCTGACCCTCCGCGCAGCCGTGGATATTGTATCCGGAACTAATGCACTCAATACTTTAAACAAGGAGAACAACTCCTTCAGTACCCTTTACGCCACTAATCACAAATTTTATGGCTTCATGGACTATTTCACAAACCTGCCTTTACATACTGCAAATGGTGGATTGATTGACCCATACCTTCGGCTGAATTACAAGTTTTCGGAAAAGATAAACGCTTATGCCGACTACCATTATTTTATGCTCGAAAATAATGTGGCCGACCTCATGAACCCTTCGGTAGCCATTAACAAAGAACTTGGCTCTGAAATTGATGCCGTCTTAAACTACAATATTTTTCCTCTGGTTAACCTTCAGGCCGGCTATTCTATGATGTTTGGCACTTCTTCACTCGAAACGCTGAAAAAAAGACAAAAAGGGGGCCACCAATACTGGGGGTGGACGATGCTCACTTTCAAGCCCGAGTTTTTCCATTCTGAAAAATACAAAGTCAAACAATAG
- a CDS encoding NarK/NasA family nitrate transporter yields METKENNISNRILFLSTLSFIVCFAAWMLNGVLVTYLVNNGIFKWSPVQIGWLLGVPVLVGSIFRLPVGIITDKFGGKWVMGVLLIFCAVPMFFLSQANDFNSFLLLSFGFGLAGSIFAAGVAYISLWYSKEKQGTALGIFGVGNSGAALTTLFAPTLLNQLTEHGKNPDGWRTLPQLYAAVLVAMAIVFLLLTKNKKPPEIKTMAQRLAPLKEVRVWRFGLYYFFVFGSIVTLAQWLIPYYVNIYSLSIVTAGMMVSAFSLPAGLIRAFGGWLSDKVGARTVLLWVFGVSIVCLIFLFPPRMEIRAPGQGIMAGVQGTVTAVSETEIVIDDTRYALQAKNDGSSQTEIRLGIHHDSENDFTPLPTSSFWQEPQVKVGDTVAKGQLLAKGYTHIYFQANKWILFTLIFILGIMMGIGTAAVFKHISDYYPTSIGTVGGIVGVIGGIAGFINPILFGYLLKGTGIWTSCWIFLAVVAALCIIFQSFAIKAAKLSEAQRNEIAKRLQ; encoded by the coding sequence ATGGAAACTAAAGAAAATAATATTTCAAACCGCATTTTGTTTCTTAGCACACTATCTTTCATAGTTTGCTTTGCCGCCTGGATGCTGAATGGCGTTTTAGTAACCTACCTTGTCAATAATGGAATTTTCAAATGGAGTCCTGTTCAAATTGGCTGGCTACTCGGTGTTCCGGTGTTGGTGGGTTCTATTTTTCGTTTGCCGGTAGGAATAATAACTGACAAATTTGGAGGAAAATGGGTTATGGGGGTTCTTCTAATATTTTGTGCCGTACCTATGTTTTTTTTATCGCAAGCTAATGATTTTAACTCATTTCTGCTTTTAAGCTTTGGTTTCGGGTTGGCAGGAAGTATTTTTGCCGCAGGTGTGGCTTACATTTCTCTTTGGTATTCAAAAGAAAAGCAAGGTACAGCCTTAGGTATTTTTGGTGTAGGTAATTCAGGGGCTGCGCTAACCACTTTGTTTGCGCCTACGCTACTCAATCAATTAACCGAACATGGGAAAAACCCTGATGGATGGCGAACCTTACCCCAACTTTATGCAGCCGTATTGGTAGCAATGGCTATTGTTTTTCTACTCCTGACGAAAAATAAAAAACCGCCTGAAATTAAAACCATGGCACAGCGATTAGCTCCATTAAAAGAGGTGCGGGTATGGCGCTTTGGCCTGTATTATTTTTTTGTATTCGGAAGCATTGTTACTTTGGCGCAGTGGCTTATTCCATATTACGTGAACATCTATTCTCTATCCATAGTAACTGCTGGTATGATGGTTTCGGCTTTCAGTTTACCTGCCGGATTAATTCGGGCTTTTGGTGGCTGGCTTTCCGACAAGGTAGGAGCACGTACCGTTCTTCTCTGGGTTTTTGGCGTAAGTATTGTATGTTTGATTTTCCTTTTCCCTCCACGGATGGAAATCAGAGCGCCAGGCCAAGGTATTATGGCAGGTGTGCAAGGTACCGTTACGGCTGTTTCTGAGACGGAGATTGTAATTGACGATACAAGATATGCACTGCAAGCCAAAAACGACGGGTCATCTCAAACAGAAATACGTTTGGGGATACATCATGATAGTGAAAATGATTTTACTCCCTTGCCTACTTCTTCTTTTTGGCAAGAACCGCAGGTGAAAGTGGGAGATACCGTAGCAAAAGGACAATTGCTTGCCAAAGGATATACACATATCTACTTTCAGGCAAACAAGTGGATACTTTTTACTTTAATTTTTATTCTGGGAATTATGATGGGTATTGGAACTGCTGCCGTTTTTAAACACATCTCAGATTATTATCCTACCAGTATAGGAACAGTAGGGGGTATTGTAGGCGTGATAGGCGGTATTGCCGGATTTATAAACCCTATCCTCTTCGGTTATCTACTTAAAGGAACAGGAATATGGACTTCTTGCTGGATATTTCTTGCCGTTGTGGCCGCTCTTTGTATCATCTTCCAAAGTTTTGCCATTAAAGCAGCTAAATTATCAGAAGCACAAAGAAATGAAATTGCCAAAAGATTGCAATGA
- the moaA gene encoding GTP 3',8-cyclase MoaA, which produces MKALVDRFGRAHDYLRISLTDKCNLRCSYCMPENAVFMPEAELLSKDEILEIATVFVKEYGIRKIRLTGGEPLVRKDFAEIAENLSHLKTELLLTTNGILIDKYIDAILLAGINTINVSLDSLNSESFYQITKRDKFQQVWNNILLLLKNNIRVKINVVAVKGVIENDIFDFINLTKELPLHIRFIEFMPFAGNKWDNSSVVTASQMLELVEREYDIVKLKDEPHATARKYKVVGHNGTLGFITTMSNQFCGDCNRIRLTAEGKMKNCLFGKDEIDLRAALRQGEPIAPLIRYCIENKHAALGGQFDNNYKEINADAIINRSMTSIGG; this is translated from the coding sequence ATGAAAGCATTGGTAGACCGGTTCGGCAGGGCACACGATTACCTGAGAATTTCTCTTACAGACAAATGCAATTTGCGTTGTAGCTACTGTATGCCCGAAAATGCAGTATTTATGCCCGAAGCCGAATTGCTTTCAAAAGACGAAATACTTGAGATTGCTACCGTTTTTGTTAAAGAGTATGGCATCAGAAAAATTCGCCTCACAGGGGGCGAGCCTTTGGTAAGAAAAGATTTTGCCGAAATTGCCGAAAACCTTTCCCATCTTAAAACTGAATTATTGCTGACTACAAACGGAATACTTATAGATAAATATATTGATGCAATTTTATTGGCAGGCATTAACACAATTAATGTTAGCTTAGACTCGCTGAACAGTGAATCATTTTATCAAATTACCAAACGAGATAAGTTTCAGCAGGTTTGGAATAATATTTTATTGTTGCTGAAAAATAATATCCGGGTAAAAATTAACGTAGTTGCTGTTAAAGGTGTCATCGAAAACGATATATTTGACTTCATCAACCTAACCAAAGAACTTCCTTTGCATATACGATTCATAGAATTTATGCCGTTTGCAGGAAATAAATGGGATAATAGCAGCGTAGTTACAGCATCGCAAATGCTCGAGTTGGTTGAACGTGAATATGATATTGTAAAACTGAAGGACGAACCACATGCTACCGCAAGAAAATATAAGGTTGTGGGGCATAATGGAACGCTGGGTTTTATTACAACAATGAGTAATCAATTTTGTGGCGACTGCAATAGAATTCGATTGACTGCAGAAGGTAAAATGAAAAATTGCCTTTTTGGAAAAGATGAAATAGACCTGCGTGCCGCTTTAAGACAAGGCGAACCCATTGCCCCGCTTATACGCTATTGTATTGAAAATAAACATGCTGCCTTAGGAGGGCAATTTGACAACAACTATAAAGAAATTAATGCAGATGCCATCATAAATCGAAGTATGACCTCGATTGGTGGATAA
- a CDS encoding tellurite resistance/C4-dicarboxylate transporter family protein, translated as MNNFPTNAGHSFSHPEKNQLIANLKEIIKRLAPSYFAMVMATGIVSIASGLYKMPLIAIGLFWLNNFVYLTLCVAFVLRFVFFRAEFLHDLFDHARGPGFFTTVAATCILGTQFIALQENYEVAVVLWLFAILLWLIITYTVFTTFTIKENKPPLEKGINGAWLLAVVSTQALAVLSARLSDHFDSYRLIINFFALSMWLWGGMQYIWMISLIFYRYTFFKFSPADLSPPYWINMGAMAISTLAGSLLITNTPHAPFLLSVLAFLKGFTVFYWATGSWWIPMLFILAFWRHLYKRFPLTYDPLYWGAVFPLGMYTVCTYMMAKSMELEFLLPIPEYFIYIALFAWAATFIGFISNITRKLFLKTQAEKE; from the coding sequence ATGAACAATTTTCCTACAAATGCAGGTCATAGTTTTTCTCATCCGGAAAAAAACCAACTCATAGCCAATTTGAAGGAGATTATAAAACGTTTAGCTCCGTCCTATTTCGCTATGGTAATGGCTACCGGAATTGTTTCCATCGCATCCGGACTGTATAAAATGCCATTGATAGCCATAGGCCTGTTTTGGCTGAATAATTTTGTCTATTTGACTTTGTGTGTTGCATTTGTATTGCGCTTTGTTTTTTTTAGAGCTGAATTTCTGCATGACTTGTTTGACCACGCCCGAGGCCCCGGTTTTTTTACCACCGTAGCGGCAACCTGCATACTTGGAACACAGTTCATTGCATTGCAAGAAAATTATGAAGTGGCCGTTGTTTTGTGGCTATTTGCTATTTTGCTTTGGTTAATTATTACTTATACGGTTTTCACTACCTTTACCATTAAAGAAAATAAACCACCCCTCGAAAAAGGCATCAACGGAGCCTGGCTGCTGGCGGTTGTATCAACGCAGGCGCTCGCTGTTTTGAGCGCCAGATTATCTGACCATTTTGACTCGTATAGGCTAATCATCAATTTTTTTGCCCTGTCTATGTGGCTGTGGGGGGGTATGCAGTATATCTGGATGATATCACTTATTTTCTACCGCTACACATTTTTTAAATTTTCACCCGCCGATTTATCACCGCCCTATTGGATAAATATGGGCGCTATGGCCATTTCTACCTTAGCCGGCTCGTTGCTGATTACAAATACACCACATGCGCCATTTTTATTATCTGTACTGGCATTTCTAAAAGGGTTTACCGTTTTTTATTGGGCAACCGGCTCTTGGTGGATTCCAATGCTTTTCATCCTGGCTTTTTGGCGACACCTCTATAAAAGATTTCCTTTAACCTACGACCCGCTGTACTGGGGGGCAGTTTTCCCCTTGGGAATGTACACCGTATGTACCTATATGATGGCTAAATCGATGGAATTAGAATTTCTGTTGCCTATTCCGGAATACTTTATTTACATCGCGTTGTTTGCGTGGGCGGCTACCTTTATCGGTTTTATAAGCAATATTACGAGGAAACTTTTTTTGAAAACTCAAGCGGAAAAAGAATAA
- a CDS encoding hemerythrin domain-containing protein, translating into MKEIFDDINKADPLKRLVERETEQTELSPMDPPDAYAPPVMENIAYEEMHPVLQRLMDEHKNCLKELEALEETLLQIQKEGMSVERNKKLGAFFSFLDQTIVAHNLKEEKILFPSLHQKLLENGIHSHGPAATTGVDMLEDDHVKLMQLSAVAFNFFSLAGRLPDIASRAMVLDAAVEQGKALVEMLQLHIFREDNVVFAQAQQYVAKDELDDMLQRFEAFKK; encoded by the coding sequence ATGAAAGAAATCTTTGATGATATTAACAAAGCTGACCCGCTCAAGCGTTTAGTAGAACGCGAAACAGAACAAACAGAATTATCGCCGATGGACCCGCCCGATGCGTACGCACCTCCGGTGATGGAAAACATTGCTTATGAAGAAATGCATCCGGTATTGCAGCGCTTAATGGATGAACATAAAAACTGCCTTAAAGAACTTGAGGCACTCGAAGAAACGCTGCTGCAAATACAAAAAGAAGGAATGTCAGTAGAACGTAATAAAAAATTAGGTGCATTTTTTAGTTTCCTCGACCAAACTATTGTAGCGCATAACTTAAAGGAAGAAAAAATATTATTCCCATCCTTGCATCAAAAATTACTCGAAAATGGTATTCATAGCCACGGGCCGGCGGCTACAACCGGCGTAGATATGCTTGAAGATGACCATGTTAAACTGATGCAGTTGTCGGCTGTTGCTTTTAACTTTTTTAGTTTGGCCGGACGTTTACCCGATATTGCTTCGCGGGCTATGGTGCTCGATGCGGCAGTAGAGCAGGGCAAGGCATTGGTAGAAATGTTACAACTGCACATCTTCCGCGAAGATAATGTAGTATTTGCCCAGGCACAGCAATATGTAGCAAAAGATGAGCTGGATGATATGCTACAGCGATTCGAGGCATTCAAGAAATAA
- a CDS encoding carbonic anhydrase — MTESYQKLLRNNQEWAAEKYAADGDYFNNLAKGQSPEYLWIGCSDSRVSANEVTQTQPGEIFVHRNIANVVIQTDMNLLSVLYFAVDILRVKHVIICGHYGCGGVNAAMQNRDFGFVNNWLRSIKEVYVKHKKELEAIKDLKSRERRLVELNIIEQTNNLAKTRIVQRAWKKGSLQIHSWVFDCKIGLIKELNNKVSSLQDVEPIFRYEL, encoded by the coding sequence ATGACAGAAAGCTATCAAAAATTACTGCGCAATAACCAAGAATGGGCCGCCGAAAAATATGCAGCAGATGGCGACTATTTTAATAATCTTGCAAAAGGGCAGTCTCCGGAATATTTGTGGATAGGTTGCTCAGACAGTCGTGTTTCGGCCAATGAAGTTACGCAAACACAGCCAGGTGAAATTTTTGTGCATCGAAATATTGCCAACGTAGTAATTCAGACAGATATGAATCTGCTTAGTGTACTGTATTTCGCTGTTGATATTTTGCGCGTGAAACATGTAATTATTTGTGGACATTATGGCTGCGGAGGTGTAAATGCCGCCATGCAAAACAGAGATTTCGGTTTTGTGAACAATTGGTTGCGCAGTATCAAAGAGGTATATGTCAAACACAAAAAAGAATTGGAAGCTATTAAGGATTTGAAAAGCAGAGAGAGGCGGCTGGTAGAATTGAATATAATTGAGCAAACCAACAACCTCGCAAAAACGCGCATTGTGCAACGCGCATGGAAAAAAGGCTCACTCCAAATACACTCGTGGGTTTTTGATTGCAAGATAGGGTTGATAAAAGAGTTGAATAACAAGGTAAGCTCCCTGCAAGATGTGGAGCCTATATTCAGATATGAATTATAA